One genomic segment of Trichococcus shcherbakoviae includes these proteins:
- the ftsX gene encoding permease-like cell division protein FtsX, producing the protein MKFRTFMRHIRDAFKSLFRNGWMSIASISAVALTLLLVGSFTGILLNVNKLASDVENDVSVKVYIDLAADPAAQEALKTELENIANVESITFSSKDEELDKIIGSYGDEFDLFGGDANPLYDAYVLNTTAPEQTKAVAEAASAMQYVTQVEYGGATADKLFETIATIRTIGLVIIIGLLLVAVFLISNTIRITIFSRSTEIEIMRLVGAKNSFIRWPFLIEGAIIGLIGALIPMTFLVFLYRFIFDVSGDYLAGTNFGLLTPNPFLVYISLLMVGIGIFIGAFGSVFSMRRFLKV; encoded by the coding sequence ATGAAATTTAGAACATTTATGAGACACATAAGAGATGCGTTCAAAAGCCTGTTCCGGAATGGCTGGATGTCGATAGCCTCAATCAGTGCGGTGGCGCTGACTTTGCTGCTTGTGGGCTCCTTTACCGGAATTCTCTTGAACGTGAACAAATTGGCTTCAGACGTCGAAAATGATGTAAGTGTAAAAGTTTACATCGATTTGGCGGCTGATCCGGCCGCGCAGGAAGCACTGAAGACGGAACTGGAGAACATCGCCAATGTGGAATCCATCACTTTCTCAAGCAAGGACGAAGAATTGGATAAGATCATCGGCAGCTACGGCGATGAGTTCGACCTGTTCGGTGGGGATGCCAATCCGTTGTATGATGCGTATGTCCTGAATACGACGGCTCCGGAGCAGACGAAAGCGGTAGCTGAAGCAGCATCCGCCATGCAGTATGTCACTCAGGTCGAATACGGCGGTGCCACAGCTGATAAATTGTTCGAGACGATTGCGACGATCCGTACAATCGGGCTCGTCATCATCATCGGCTTGTTGTTGGTTGCCGTATTCCTGATTTCCAACACAATCCGAATCACCATCTTCTCCCGCAGCACGGAGATCGAAATCATGCGTTTGGTGGGCGCAAAAAACAGCTTCATCAGATGGCCTTTCCTGATTGAAGGAGCCATTATCGGATTGATAGGGGCACTGATTCCCATGACTTTCCTCGTGTTCCTTTACCGGTTCATCTTTGATGTGAGTGGGGACTACTTGGCAGGAACAAACTTCGGTCTTTTGACTCCGAATCCATTCCTGGTCTACATCAGTCTTTTGATGGTAGGCATCGGCATCTTTATCGGAGCATTCGGTTCCGTATTCTCGATGCGCCGATTCCTGAAAGTTTAA
- a CDS encoding ComF family protein has translation MGQCLFCQNEIREVLTLQELFSFGKKAYGTICRSCDEKLPRLVAQTCCPGCMRPQATIEWCEDCRSWTCSYPKLPIAHHACYAYTGIVKDWLQRYKFQGDYRLAGAFTNDLQAFQRAHPKGLFLPLPISLASYEERGFNQCEEMLKQAGICYVQFLGNQHAGGKQSEKNRQERLLTAQPFSLRDGHEKYLQQEIILFDDVYTTGRTLYHAKNLLYKYGFRSVRSITIAR, from the coding sequence ATGGGCCAGTGTCTGTTTTGCCAAAATGAAATCCGCGAAGTTTTGACTCTCCAGGAGCTTTTCAGCTTCGGGAAAAAAGCTTACGGAACAATCTGCCGATCCTGCGACGAAAAGTTGCCGCGTTTAGTCGCTCAAACGTGCTGCCCGGGCTGCATGCGGCCGCAAGCAACCATTGAGTGGTGCGAGGACTGCCGAAGCTGGACCTGCAGTTATCCGAAACTGCCGATCGCGCATCATGCCTGCTATGCCTATACCGGCATTGTGAAGGACTGGCTGCAACGCTACAAGTTTCAAGGCGATTACCGTCTTGCCGGTGCCTTCACGAATGATCTGCAGGCTTTCCAAAGGGCGCATCCAAAAGGGCTATTCCTCCCGTTGCCGATATCATTAGCCAGTTACGAGGAACGGGGTTTCAACCAATGCGAAGAGATGCTGAAACAGGCAGGAATCTGCTACGTGCAATTCTTGGGAAACCAGCATGCCGGGGGGAAACAATCCGAAAAAAACAGGCAGGAACGACTGCTGACGGCGCAACCATTTTCGTTGCGGGACGGGCACGAAAAATATCTTCAGCAGGAAATAATTCTTTTTGATGACGTCTACACTACCGGAAGAACGCTCTACCACGCGAAAAACCTCCTGTACAAGTATGGCTTCAGATCGGTTCGTTCGATTACGATCGCAAGATAA
- the secA gene encoding preprotein translocase subunit SecA, producing MANFLKKLIENDKKELRSLEGVADKVISYADRMAALDDEELRELTESYKERYKKGESLDDLLPEAFAVVREGAKRVLGLYPYKVQIMGGLTLHKGNIAEMKTGEGKTLTATMPVYLNALSGEGVHVVTVNEYLASRDAVEMGELYRFLGLTVGLNTNGKSSEEKRDAYNCDITYSTNNELGFDYLRDNMVVYKNQMVQRPLNFAVVDEVDSILIDEARTPLIISGQAEKSTALYNRADFFIKGLKENEDYTIDLTSKSIALTDEGIEKAEKTFHLPNLYDVDNTRLVHHLDQALRANFIMLLDIDYVVEDGKVKIVDQFTGRIMEGRRYSDGLHQAIEAKENVEIENESKTMATITFQNYFRMYKKLSGMTGTAKTEEEEFREIYNMNVISIPTNRPIVRNDFPDLLYPSLKSKFRAVVGDIKERHAKGQPILVGTVAVETSELLSDMLRQENIPHQVLNAKNHFREAEIIIGAGQPGAVTIATNMAGRGTDIKLGKGVKELGGLCVIGTERHESRRIDNQLRGRSGRQGDPGETQFYLSLEDDLMRRFGSERIQQVWSKLNLDDEAEDVVIQSKMLSKQVESAQKRVEGNNYDTRKNVLEYDEVMREQREIIYGQRLEVINETESLKYVATAMIKRAIARVVETHTIGEKTTWNLQGIRDFAGAALVHPDSISLADLEGKTAHEIEEYLVERAMEVYRTKESQLSPEQILEFEKVVILRVVDSKWTDHIDNMDELRQGIGLRSYAQNNPLTEYQTEGYDRFQEMIATIDYDVTRIVMKSEIRQNLQRQSVGQGSNIMPTRETVASQTEQQEQARRAQIAAMRMQKLMEIQKAKQAAEAAGKQESPTEE from the coding sequence ATGGCCAACTTTTTAAAGAAACTCATCGAGAATGATAAGAAAGAGCTACGTTCCTTGGAAGGAGTAGCGGATAAGGTCATCTCCTACGCGGATCGAATGGCCGCTTTGGATGATGAAGAATTGCGCGAACTGACCGAATCGTACAAAGAACGCTATAAAAAAGGGGAGTCTTTGGATGACCTGCTGCCTGAAGCATTTGCAGTAGTCCGCGAAGGCGCAAAACGCGTCTTGGGGCTGTACCCTTACAAAGTGCAAATTATGGGGGGGCTTACCCTGCATAAAGGCAATATCGCCGAAATGAAGACCGGTGAAGGTAAAACCTTGACCGCGACGATGCCGGTTTACCTGAACGCCTTATCAGGCGAAGGTGTCCACGTTGTCACCGTCAATGAATATTTGGCAAGCCGAGATGCTGTCGAAATGGGTGAATTGTACCGTTTTCTGGGGTTGACTGTTGGTTTGAACACGAACGGCAAGTCTTCGGAAGAAAAAAGAGATGCCTATAACTGCGACATCACCTACAGCACCAATAATGAATTGGGCTTCGATTATTTGCGTGACAATATGGTCGTCTACAAAAATCAAATGGTGCAGCGTCCGCTTAACTTTGCGGTTGTCGATGAGGTAGATTCGATCTTGATCGATGAAGCCCGTACACCATTGATCATTTCCGGACAAGCCGAAAAATCGACAGCACTCTATAACAGAGCCGATTTCTTCATCAAAGGATTGAAAGAGAACGAAGACTATACGATCGATCTGACATCCAAATCGATCGCATTGACGGATGAAGGCATCGAAAAAGCCGAAAAAACGTTCCACTTGCCGAACTTGTACGATGTGGATAATACCCGCTTGGTGCATCATTTGGATCAAGCTTTGCGCGCGAACTTCATCATGCTTCTGGATATCGATTATGTAGTGGAAGACGGAAAAGTAAAAATCGTCGACCAATTCACAGGCCGGATCATGGAAGGACGCCGTTACTCGGACGGACTTCACCAAGCCATCGAAGCGAAAGAGAACGTCGAAATCGAAAATGAATCGAAAACGATGGCTACCATCACTTTCCAGAACTATTTCCGTATGTACAAAAAACTGTCCGGTATGACCGGTACGGCTAAAACGGAAGAAGAAGAATTCCGGGAAATCTACAACATGAATGTCATTTCGATTCCTACAAACAGACCGATCGTCCGTAATGACTTTCCGGATTTGTTGTACCCATCCTTGAAGAGCAAATTTAGGGCTGTCGTCGGCGACATCAAAGAGCGTCATGCCAAAGGACAACCGATCCTTGTCGGTACTGTAGCCGTGGAAACATCTGAGCTGCTTTCGGATATGCTGCGTCAAGAAAATATTCCGCACCAAGTATTGAATGCCAAAAACCATTTCCGGGAAGCTGAAATCATCATCGGTGCGGGTCAACCCGGAGCCGTCACAATCGCCACTAACATGGCCGGTCGTGGTACCGACATCAAGCTGGGTAAAGGCGTCAAGGAATTAGGCGGTCTCTGCGTCATCGGTACCGAACGCCATGAATCACGCCGGATCGACAACCAACTGCGTGGACGTTCCGGACGCCAAGGGGATCCCGGCGAAACGCAATTTTACCTGTCGCTGGAAGATGACTTGATGAGACGTTTCGGATCGGAACGCATCCAGCAAGTCTGGAGCAAATTGAATTTGGATGATGAAGCGGAAGATGTGGTCATCCAAAGCAAAATGCTTTCCAAACAAGTGGAATCCGCCCAGAAACGAGTGGAAGGCAACAACTACGATACCCGTAAAAACGTATTGGAATACGATGAAGTCATGCGCGAACAGCGTGAAATCATTTATGGACAGCGTCTGGAGGTCATCAATGAAACCGAATCGCTGAAGTATGTTGCAACAGCCATGATTAAACGTGCGATTGCGCGTGTGGTCGAAACGCATACCATCGGGGAAAAAACGACTTGGAACCTGCAAGGGATCCGCGATTTTGCCGGAGCTGCCCTCGTGCATCCCGACAGCATCAGCTTGGCCGATCTGGAAGGCAAAACTGCGCATGAAATCGAGGAATATTTGGTGGAACGCGCAATGGAAGTCTACCGGACCAAAGAGTCACAACTGAGTCCAGAACAGATTTTGGAGTTTGAAAAAGTCGTCATACTGCGGGTCGTGGACAGCAAATGGACCGATCACATCGACAATATGGATGAGCTGCGCCAAGGGATCGGCTTGCGTTCATACGCACAGAACAATCCGTTGACAGAGTACCAAACCGAAGGCTATGATCGTTTCCAGGAAATGATTGCCACCATCGACTATGATGTTACCCGTATCGTGATGAAATCAGAAATCCGCCAAAACCTGCAACGACAATCAGTAGGCCAAGGCTCGAACATCATGCCGACGCGTGAGACAGTCGCTTCCCAAACGGAGCAACAGGAACAAGCGCGCAGAGCCCAGATCGCCGCAATGAGAATGCAAAAACTGATGGAAATCCAAAAAGCCAAACAAGCGGCTGAAGCAGCTGGTAAACAAGAGTCGCCTACCGAAGAATAA
- the pnpS gene encoding two-component system histidine kinase PnpS: protein MKQLQLRMLATFVLIFALFSVAFGIFLETVLGNYTRNLHSELLVEQTQIVGTLLQNSADGSDWFFVEEELDKIDAFTEDRITLVDTDGVVLYDSQITTADLENHLRREEIQEVLSGEPYGTGQRKSESTNQELYYVAVPIHDEEGTIVAVIRLSRPLSALTVSQRIEQSLYVFILLALVVAFILTYALTKRIGRPIDAVMDVAKNLSDHQYDARYKGKGFGDFQKLGETINELAESLDNQMNEIKQNDERLTGLINHLVIGVMLLDENKEITMVNAAMQEILSESEESLVGQSYVEAVSSYGLSHMIERAYTYREPQNDEIYFYYPKDRVVDANIVPITSKKPGEMNLIVLLYDISEIRRLEKVRTDFVANASHELRTPVTALKGFAETLLDGAMEDPVILKQFLEIILAESTRLNLLVNDILELSKLEQRQVPLALQEVNISEAVLATFQLVDQKVKEKNMTLELVEKDYVTLQTDPNRLKQILANLINNAVVYTQAGGHITVTVEKTAEQVRLHVADNGIGIPEADLGRVFERFYRVDRARSRNSGGTGLGLSIVKYLVENMNGTVIVASKQGKGTTFTVTLPL, encoded by the coding sequence ATGAAGCAACTGCAATTGCGGATGCTTGCCACATTTGTGCTGATCTTCGCGTTGTTCAGTGTTGCTTTCGGAATATTTCTGGAGACAGTGTTAGGGAATTACACGCGGAATTTGCACAGCGAGCTGCTTGTTGAACAGACTCAAATAGTGGGTACACTGCTCCAAAACAGTGCGGATGGCAGTGATTGGTTTTTTGTTGAAGAAGAACTGGATAAAATCGATGCTTTCACGGAAGACAGGATCACTTTGGTCGATACCGATGGGGTCGTGCTTTATGATTCGCAGATCACTACGGCTGATCTGGAGAATCATCTGCGACGGGAAGAAATTCAGGAAGTCCTATCCGGGGAGCCGTACGGAACGGGGCAAAGAAAAAGCGAAAGCACCAATCAGGAGCTGTATTATGTAGCTGTACCCATCCATGATGAGGAAGGCACCATCGTTGCGGTTATCCGGTTATCCAGACCGCTGAGCGCTTTGACGGTCAGCCAACGCATCGAGCAGTCTCTTTACGTCTTCATCCTATTGGCTTTGGTGGTAGCGTTCATACTCACCTATGCTTTGACGAAACGCATAGGCAGACCGATTGATGCCGTTATGGATGTCGCCAAAAATCTTTCCGACCACCAATATGATGCGCGGTATAAAGGCAAAGGCTTCGGCGATTTCCAGAAATTGGGAGAAACCATCAATGAGCTTGCCGAGAGTCTGGATAATCAAATGAACGAGATCAAGCAAAATGATGAACGGCTTACGGGGTTGATCAACCATCTGGTCATCGGCGTGATGCTGTTGGATGAGAATAAGGAAATCACAATGGTCAATGCGGCTATGCAGGAAATATTGAGCGAAAGCGAAGAATCATTGGTCGGCCAATCCTATGTTGAGGCAGTAAGCAGTTACGGGCTCAGCCATATGATTGAACGAGCTTACACTTACAGAGAACCGCAGAATGACGAAATTTATTTTTACTATCCGAAGGACAGGGTCGTTGATGCCAATATCGTCCCGATCACAAGCAAGAAGCCGGGCGAAATGAATCTGATCGTTCTCCTCTACGACATAAGCGAAATCCGACGGTTGGAAAAAGTCCGTACCGACTTTGTTGCGAATGCATCCCATGAGCTACGGACACCCGTCACAGCCTTGAAAGGATTCGCTGAAACGTTGTTGGACGGTGCAATGGAAGATCCCGTCATCCTGAAGCAATTTTTGGAAATCATCTTGGCCGAAAGTACACGCCTGAACCTTTTGGTGAATGATATATTGGAACTATCGAAGTTGGAACAGCGCCAAGTCCCGCTCGCTCTGCAGGAAGTGAATATTTCCGAAGCGGTGTTGGCGACATTCCAGTTGGTCGATCAAAAAGTCAAAGAAAAGAATATGACGCTGGAATTAGTCGAAAAGGATTACGTCACCTTGCAAACGGATCCGAACCGCTTGAAGCAAATACTGGCGAATCTGATCAACAATGCCGTCGTCTATACGCAAGCCGGAGGGCATATCACGGTCACTGTCGAGAAGACGGCAGAGCAAGTGCGTCTGCACGTTGCCGATAATGGCATCGGGATACCTGAAGCCGATCTGGGAAGAGTTTTTGAACGCTTCTATCGCGTCGACAGAGCGCGGAGCCGCAACTCCGGAGGTACCGGTCTAGGCTTGTCGATCGTGAAGTATCTGGTGGAAAACATGAACGGAACGGTGATTGTGGCAAGCAAGCAGGGGAAAGGGACGACATTCACCGTTACGTTGCCCCTATAG
- a CDS encoding PstS family phosphate ABC transporter substrate-binding protein, with protein sequence MNFGKLSKFAMALTIGATLAACGNGDGTTTESGAATESTTASNSILVDGSSTVFPIMEAVAEEFSIANPDLKATIGVSGTGGGFEKFIAGETDISNASRPIKEEEIALLEEAGIEYTEFQIALDGLTVVVNSDNDWVDQLTIEELAMIWTDGTGVETWADVREGWPEEKIELFSPGTDSGTYDYFDEVILDGAQINKAASLSEDDNVLVQGVSGSANAIGYFGYAYFLENSDIVKAVPIVNGEGVAVTPNDTTVQDGSYEPLSRPLFIYVKNESLQNENVYEFTKYTLEMAAKMAAEVGYVALPAESYEEALTTLEGLK encoded by the coding sequence ATGAACTTTGGCAAATTATCTAAATTCGCAATGGCTTTAACAATCGGCGCTACATTGGCAGCTTGTGGCAATGGAGATGGCACAACTACAGAAAGCGGTGCGGCAACAGAAAGTACAACTGCAAGCAACAGTATCTTAGTGGATGGATCTTCCACTGTATTCCCGATCATGGAAGCTGTAGCAGAAGAATTTTCAATCGCAAATCCGGACCTCAAAGCTACTATCGGTGTATCCGGTACAGGTGGCGGATTTGAGAAATTCATCGCAGGTGAAACAGACATCAGTAATGCTTCACGTCCGATCAAAGAAGAAGAAATCGCCTTATTGGAAGAAGCAGGCATCGAATATACAGAGTTCCAAATTGCCTTGGATGGCTTGACAGTAGTTGTGAACAGCGATAACGACTGGGTGGATCAATTGACTATTGAAGAATTAGCCATGATCTGGACAGACGGAACTGGCGTAGAAACATGGGCGGATGTCCGTGAAGGCTGGCCAGAAGAGAAAATCGAGTTGTTCAGCCCAGGTACTGACTCAGGAACGTACGATTACTTTGATGAAGTGATCTTGGATGGCGCACAAATCAACAAAGCAGCTTCATTATCTGAAGATGACAATGTCTTGGTACAAGGTGTTTCCGGATCCGCAAATGCTATCGGTTACTTCGGTTATGCATACTTCCTGGAAAACAGTGACATCGTCAAAGCTGTTCCGATCGTAAACGGTGAAGGCGTTGCAGTAACACCTAACGACACGACAGTTCAAGATGGATCGTATGAGCCTCTATCTCGCCCATTGTTCATCTACGTGAAGAACGAGTCATTGCAAAACGAAAATGTCTACGAGTTCACTAAATACACATTGGAAATGGCAGCCAAAATGGCAGCTGAAGTTGGCTATGTAGCACTTCCGGCTGAATCTTATGAAGAAGCTTTGACTACATTGGAAGGCTTGAAATAA
- the prfB gene encoding peptide chain release factor 2 (programmed frameshift) — MELSEIKAILESSETKISSFRRSLDLDGLETDIAEFDDRMLDPEFWNNAEAAQEVINQSNQLKVVYNTFKSLEAQYEDLEVLYEMVKEDEDPEYLEELNEKTTEFTEALEKYELTMLLNGPHDKSNAILEIHPGAGGTESQDWGSMLFRMYTRWADKKGFDVETLDYQSGDEAGIKSVTILIKGLNAYGYLRSERGVHRLVRISPFDSAGRRHTSFCSIDVMPEIAADDTEIEVNPDDIRVDTYRASGAGGQHINKTSSAIRITHIPTGVVVASQAQRSQFQNRDTAMGMLKAKLYQLQEEEREKELAAIRGEQKEIGWGSQIRSYVFHPYSMVKDHRSSYETGNVQAVMDGDLDAFIDAYLKMTMDQEEL, encoded by the exons ATGGAATTAAGTGAAATCAAAGCAATATTGGAAAGTTCAGAAACAAAAATCTCAAGCTTCAGGAGGTCTCTT GACTTAGATGGCCTGGAGACGGATATCGCGGAATTCGATGATCGCATGCTGGATCCTGAGTTCTGGAACAATGCCGAAGCGGCGCAGGAAGTCATCAACCAATCGAACCAATTAAAGGTAGTCTACAATACGTTCAAGAGTTTGGAAGCGCAGTATGAAGACCTTGAAGTCTTGTATGAAATGGTGAAAGAGGATGAAGATCCGGAATACCTGGAAGAATTGAACGAAAAAACGACAGAATTTACGGAAGCGCTGGAAAAATATGAATTGACGATGCTGTTGAACGGACCGCACGACAAATCCAACGCCATTTTGGAAATCCATCCAGGTGCTGGCGGAACGGAATCACAGGATTGGGGAAGCATGCTTTTCCGCATGTATACACGTTGGGCTGATAAAAAAGGCTTTGACGTGGAGACGCTGGATTATCAAAGCGGGGATGAAGCAGGCATCAAGAGCGTAACGATCCTTATCAAAGGGTTGAATGCTTATGGCTACCTGCGTTCGGAAAGAGGCGTGCACCGTTTGGTCCGCATTTCGCCGTTTGACTCTGCAGGAAGAAGACATACCTCGTTTTGTTCGATCGACGTGATGCCGGAAATAGCTGCGGACGATACGGAGATAGAAGTGAATCCGGATGACATCCGTGTGGACACCTACCGCGCGAGTGGAGCGGGCGGACAGCATATCAACAAAACATCTTCAGCCATTCGGATTACGCACATCCCGACCGGCGTTGTTGTGGCGAGCCAGGCGCAACGTTCCCAATTCCAGAACAGGGACACCGCTATGGGGATGCTGAAGGCCAAACTGTATCAACTGCAAGAGGAAGAGCGCGAAAAAGAACTGGCAGCCATCCGCGGAGAGCAAAAAGAAATCGGTTGGGGTTCGCAGATCCGTTCTTACGTATTCCATCCGTATTCCATGGTCAAGGACCACAGAAGCAGCTATGAAACGGGGAACGTGCAGGCCGTCATGGACGGCGATCTGGACGCCTTTATCGATGCTTATCTGAAAATGACGATGGATCAGGAAGAGCTTTAA
- the ftsE gene encoding cell division ATP-binding protein FtsE, with protein sequence MIEMLNVSKKYNNGITAVNNLSVKIEQGEFVYIVGPSGAGKSTFVKMMYREVKPSSGTVQVGKYNLTTMKEKEIPLLRRFVGVVFQDFKLLPKLTVYENIAYAMEVVEKSPKVIQKRVLEVLDLVGLKHKVRMFPNELSGGEQQRIAIARAIANMPGVLIADEPTGNLDPDTSMEIMRILEEINNQGTTILMATHNSQIVNDIKHRVLAIENGRIVRDQQEGEYGYEI encoded by the coding sequence ATGATTGAAATGCTGAATGTCTCTAAGAAATACAACAACGGCATTACGGCGGTCAATAATCTGAGCGTGAAGATCGAGCAAGGGGAATTTGTTTATATTGTAGGCCCCAGTGGAGCCGGCAAATCAACCTTTGTCAAAATGATGTACCGCGAAGTAAAACCATCCTCAGGAACAGTTCAAGTAGGCAAATATAATTTAACGACCATGAAGGAAAAGGAAATCCCATTGTTGCGCCGTTTTGTGGGCGTAGTCTTCCAGGATTTCAAACTATTACCGAAACTGACCGTTTATGAAAACATCGCCTACGCGATGGAAGTAGTCGAAAAAAGTCCGAAAGTCATCCAGAAGCGCGTATTGGAAGTGCTTGATTTGGTTGGACTGAAGCACAAAGTCCGGATGTTCCCGAATGAACTTTCTGGTGGGGAGCAGCAACGGATTGCGATTGCGCGTGCGATTGCGAACATGCCAGGCGTCCTGATTGCGGATGAGCCTACAGGTAACTTGGATCCGGATACGTCGATGGAAATCATGCGTATTCTGGAAGAAATCAACAACCAAGGAACAACGATCCTGATGGCAACCCATAACAGCCAAATCGTTAATGACATCAAACACCGTGTATTAGCAATAGAGAATGGCCGTATTGTCCGAGATCAACAAGAAGGAGAATATGGATATGAAATTTAG
- a CDS encoding response regulator transcription factor, which produces MKKVLLVDDEPSIVTLLAFNLEKDGYEVTTATDGAEGYRLAISNPFDFIILDLMLPSMDGMDICKRLRQEKFDTPIMILTAKDDELEKIIGLELGADDYMTKPFSPREVLARMKAILRRTNKAVPAEPVATAQQVLPEDETEKIEVGEITIFPQLYEVHVEGELIEITPKEFELLLYMAKRANRILSREQLLNAIWNFDYAGETRIVDVHISHLREKIEKDTKNPQYIRTVRGFGYKFEVAKP; this is translated from the coding sequence ATGAAAAAGGTTTTGTTAGTGGATGATGAACCATCCATCGTTACATTGTTGGCTTTCAACTTGGAAAAAGACGGCTACGAGGTGACAACTGCCACCGACGGAGCGGAAGGCTACCGTTTGGCCATCTCGAATCCTTTTGACTTCATCATTTTGGATCTGATGCTGCCATCAATGGACGGAATGGATATCTGTAAACGACTGAGACAAGAAAAATTTGATACACCGATCATGATTTTGACAGCGAAGGATGATGAGTTGGAGAAGATCATCGGCCTTGAGTTGGGTGCGGATGACTATATGACGAAGCCATTCAGCCCACGTGAAGTATTGGCAAGGATGAAAGCTATCTTAAGAAGGACAAACAAAGCTGTTCCGGCTGAACCGGTTGCGACTGCCCAACAGGTGCTACCGGAAGATGAGACAGAAAAAATTGAAGTGGGCGAAATCACTATTTTCCCGCAATTATATGAGGTCCATGTTGAAGGAGAATTGATCGAAATAACGCCGAAAGAATTTGAATTGTTGCTTTACATGGCGAAACGCGCCAACCGCATCCTGAGCCGGGAACAGTTGTTGAATGCCATCTGGAATTTTGACTATGCGGGTGAAACGCGCATTGTCGATGTGCACATCAGCCATCTTCGCGAAAAAATCGAAAAAGATACCAAAAATCCGCAATACATCCGTACGGTCCGAGGCTTCGGGTATAAATTCGAGGTAGCTAAGCCATGA
- the hpf gene encoding ribosome hibernation-promoting factor, HPF/YfiA family, translating into MFKYNVRGENIEVTEPIRSYAEKKLGRLEKYFGNVPETTAHVNLKVYPFPAEKSAKVEVTVPLPFLVLRAEETSNDLYGSIDLVVDKLERQVRKYKTKIHRKSRERGFDIGNEPNLIEEKMEDDENPLEIVRTKRLSLKPMDSEEAVLQMNMLGHNFFIFEDAETNGTSIVYRRKDGKFGLIETD; encoded by the coding sequence ATGTTTAAGTATAATGTCCGAGGAGAAAATATTGAGGTTACAGAACCGATCCGCAGCTACGCCGAGAAAAAATTAGGCAGACTGGAAAAATACTTTGGCAACGTGCCAGAAACAACTGCGCATGTCAACTTGAAAGTATATCCATTCCCAGCCGAAAAATCTGCTAAGGTGGAAGTTACGGTTCCGCTACCTTTCCTGGTTTTAAGAGCCGAAGAGACTTCCAATGATTTATACGGAAGCATCGATTTGGTCGTGGACAAACTTGAACGCCAAGTCCGTAAGTACAAGACGAAGATTCATCGCAAATCCAGAGAGAGAGGATTTGATATCGGTAACGAGCCGAATCTGATCGAAGAAAAAATGGAAGACGATGAGAATCCGCTTGAAATCGTCCGCACTAAACGTCTTTCCCTCAAACCGATGGACAGTGAAGAAGCTGTATTGCAGATGAATATGCTTGGACACAACTTCTTTATCTTCGAAGATGCTGAAACGAACGGCACAAGTATCGTGTACCGCCGAAAAGACGGCAAATTCGGTCTGATCGAAACCGACTAA